ACAACCCCCTAACTTGTTAAGGGGGTTGTTGAGTGGAGAACTACTTCAACGTTCATCCAAGAACGGATATAAGAACGCTTCATGGCAGGAAGAGGGAAGCAGAGAAGCTTTTGAAGGTTCTCCGTGCCTCGGGATGGGGGGTTGTGCTTGGACCACGCATGGTCGGGAAGACGAGCCTGTCCATAGCGACGGCCGTTGAATACGCGAAGAGTGTGAGAACTGCCGTTATATACCTCAACCTCTCCACTGCGAAAAGTTTTCACGACTTAACCGTTCGCCTTTTGGGTGCGGTCTCCAAACTGGGGAGCAGAAAAAGGAGCATCGAGGTAGAGTTCAGCGCATTTGTCCCAGCGGGCCTTGGAGTCCCGGTTTCTCTGGAAGCTGGAGACTTTCAAAGCAACCTCTAACCACCCTGCTCGAAACGCTAACCGACGGGTTGTTCCTGCTCAAAAAAGAGACCATCGGCCACAGAACGTTCTACTCCTTTGCAAATCCAGTCTACCGGGATGCCGCCAGACTGCTCTAGCGCTTCCTTCTCAGAAACTCGCCGACGTCGGTGACGTTCAGAATGAACTTCCTCCTGCTTTCTGGGTTAATCCTTCCGATGCCAAGTAAAACCCCGTTCTCGTCGTAAACCACAAGCTTTTTGGTGCCCTGCCAATTGTACTTCCTAACGCCACTTCTCGGAACGTCCTTACCGGTGGTGAAGAGAAAGCCAGCCTTGGGACTCAGCACGGCGTAGTTCTTCTCGACTTTAACAAAGTAGAAGAACTCGACGTTGGGGTAGAACTTCTCGACGAGGTTGTCCACCTTAATCGTGCCCACGAAAGTCCCGTAGGCGTAGGGCTTAAGCCTTAACCCCTCAAGCTCCTTCCAGAGGGATTCATTGACAGCGTAAACGTCCCGAAACTTGCCCTCCACTACCGCGAAGAAATGATGCTCCAGCTCGCCGTACTTCTCCGCCTCGCGGAGGATCAGGTCGTACTCCCAGGCCGAAGCGCGCCGGTAGCGGAGTTCCATCTCCATGGAGGTTGTTTCGAGAGGGGGCTTAAAAGCTTAGCCTCGTTCGAGTTCGTCGAGCAACTTCACAAAGCCGTCCATATCCGTGCGCTCGAACTCCCTCTCAAACTCGAGGCCCAGCTCAGCTATCTCCTCGGGTGTTATCTCAACCTCCGGCTCCTCCGCGTTTATCCCTGGACAGCTTTCATCGTAGTAGAGCCACAGTTCTTGGCCCTTGTAGTGAAACGGCTTTTCTCCCTCAACGCCGAGGGGCTTCCTTGAGACCATGAAGGGGTATATCCTGCAGATTATAGGGTTGGCCTCGTGTATCCTGCATTTTCCGGTCTCCGGATCATGGAAGACGCAGCCGAGGTCCCATTCCCTCACCGCAAGGACGAAACGTATCGTATTTCCCTCAACCGAAAACGTCACGAAACCCTGGGGGTCGTGGCCCCTCTTCGCTATCCTTTCGATGTCCTTCAAGGTAAGGTAAACGTGCCTTCCCCTGCAGCAGTCAAGGCAGTAAAGGCACCTGAAGGGAACCGCCTTGGTGAATGGTTTCGGTTTGAACCTCATGGTGATCCATTCGGAAAACCCGTTAAAAAAGCATCGAAATCTTTCGAAAACTCTTCGACGAAAGACTTTTATCGGTTTAGCAAAATACACTGTATGTAAAATGTCGTTTGGAGGTAAAAACCATGGACGATATTAAAGAGCCTTCCGGGGAAAGGTCAATGACCCCGGAGGAATACAACGAATACCGCGAGGAGATGACAAGAAAAAAACTGGCCAGCCTGATGGCGCACTGGCAGTGGTATCTCCTCCTCGGCGTTGTCCTCCTGATCCTCGGTATAGTCGGGCTGGGAATACTCCCGTTCGTCACGCTGGCCAGCATAGCGGTTTTCGGAGTGTTCCTGATAATAGGCGGAGGGATACTGATAGCTGTTGCCATCTTCACGAAGGGCGAGAGCGGGGGGACGAGGATATTCCAGCTGCTGCTGGCAACCCTTTACATAATCGCCGGAGCGGCAATGCTCGAGGAGCCCCTCCTGTCAGCCCAGATACTGACCTTCATACTCGGCGGGGCGTACTTCGT
This Thermococcus cleftensis DNA region includes the following protein-coding sequences:
- a CDS encoding YkgJ family cysteine cluster protein produces the protein MRFKPKPFTKAVPFRCLYCLDCCRGRHVYLTLKDIERIAKRGHDPQGFVTFSVEGNTIRFVLAVREWDLGCVFHDPETGKCRIHEANPIICRIYPFMVSRKPLGVEGEKPFHYKGQELWLYYDESCPGINAEEPEVEITPEEIAELGLEFEREFERTDMDGFVKLLDELERG
- a CDS encoding PUA domain-containing protein, which translates into the protein MEMELRYRRASAWEYDLILREAEKYGELEHHFFAVVEGKFRDVYAVNESLWKELEGLRLKPYAYGTFVGTIKVDNLVEKFYPNVEFFYFVKVEKNYAVLSPKAGFLFTTGKDVPRSGVRKYNWQGTKKLVVYDENGVLLGIGRINPESRRKFILNVTDVGEFLRRKR
- a CDS encoding HdeD family acid-resistance protein translates to MDDIKEPSGERSMTPEEYNEYREEMTRKKLASLMAHWQWYLLLGVVLLILGIVGLGILPFVTLASIAVFGVFLIIGGGILIAVAIFTKGESGGTRIFQLLLATLYIIAGAAMLEEPLLSAQILTFILGGAYFVFGIIKVLMGFKVQNGGLVIFSGVIDFFIGVMILANWPEWSPWVIGIFVAIELIVAGVSFIAMSLGARSMKNNPEFQV
- a CDS encoding ATP-binding protein translates to MENYFNVHPRTDIRTLHGRKREAEKLLKVLRASGWGVVLGPRMVGKTSLSIATAVEYAKSVRTAVIYLNLSTAKSFHDLTVRLLGAVSKLGSRKRSIEVEFSAFVPAGLGVPVSLEAGDFQSNL